Proteins co-encoded in one Bemisia tabaci chromosome 9, PGI_BMITA_v3 genomic window:
- the LOC109034283 gene encoding uncharacterized protein — MHLAYVTLTVLLVVHEIRASPGYCPSVCSCKWKSGKRTVECIDRGLITIPEGIESETQVLDMSGNNLQILPRDTFMRTNLLNLQKLFLRSCRLGQVDAHSLRGLTNLVELDLTNNLLTYVPSSTFQDTPYLRELSLAKNPIQKIDSFAFHLVPNLLKLDLSNCQIKVVSPKSFQEIVALDTLKMNDNQLTYLGPDTIGDLNKLRRIELHNNPWFCDCSLRWMKVWLNERNVPYSVPPMCDGPDRVQNKAFAELHIDDFACRPEVKYDNRYVEAVERGNATIFCRVHSTPESHITWYKDGKILFNDSYIYNLNQKFVILENGFTDKISSLIIRNIEESDAGQYFCVVENRAGNTEANFTLFVSKRLIGASALGDGRINTLSLVLIIMIVLILGIIAFLMSKIKRLPKATEIINEIKIKKDDKGEKDKESKEDDDETDEEKMSHDTISYVKAPPYTPATHPAYYDQYDPKPLNKPPPRPVSLSQSQTSEYLYPPGFWENSQNEYLKNTGRRFDDRTPIISDVLSVSGLSEDDFSYHNTLAADYPPDYGLPIIPPATNPPVPPLPDAKTLRVWQRGVPVLPPVMRRPPSAISEETYRDRERDEHGTNV, encoded by the coding sequence ATGCACTTAGCTTACGTAACCCTCACCGTCCTCTTGGTCGTGCACGAAATCAGGGCCAGCCCCGGATACTGCCCGTCCGTGTGTTCCTGCAAATGGAAGAGCGGGAAAAGAACAGTCGAATGTATCGACAGGGGGTTGATCACCATCCCCGAAGGTATCGAGAGTGAGACGCAAGTCTTAGACATGTCCGGGAACAACCTCCAAATCCTCCCCCGCGACACGTTCATGCGGACGAACTTACTCAACTTGCAGAAGCTCTTCCTGCGGAGTTGCCGGCTCGGTCAGGTCGACGCCCACTCTCTCCGAGGCCTCACGAACCTGGTCGAGTTGGACCTGACCAACAACCTGTTGACCTACGTGCCGTCCTCGACGTTCCAGGACACGCCCTACCTCCGCGAGCTCTCCCTCGCCAAGAACCCCATCCAGAAGATCGACTCCTTCGCCTTCCACCTGGTGCCGAACCTCCTGAAGCTGGACCTCTCCAACTGCCAGATCAAAGTCGTCTCGCCCAAGTCCTTCCAGGAGATCGTCGCCCTGGACACGCTCAAGATGAACGACAACCAGCTGACGTACCTCGGCCCGGACACCATCGGGGACCTCAACAAGCTCCGCCGGATCGAGCTACACAACAACCCGTGGTTCTGCGACTGTTCCCTCCGCTGGATGAAAGTCTGGCTCAACGAGAGGAACGTACCGTACTCTGTTCCGCCGATGTGTGATGGACCAGACCGCGTCCAGAACAAGGCCTTCGCCGAGCTCCATATCGACGACTTCGCCTGCCGCCCGGAGGTCAAGTACGACAACCGCTACGTCGAGGCCGTCGAGCGGGGCAACGCAACCATCTTCTGCCGCGTCCACTCCACCCCCGAGAGCCACATCACCTGGTACAAGGACGGCAAGATCCTCTTCAACGACTCCTACATCTACAACCTCAACCAGAAGTTCGTCATCCTCGAGAACGGCTTCACCGACAAGATCTCCTCGCTTATCATCCGGAACATCGAGGAGTCCGACGCCGGGCAGTATTTCTGCGTCGTCGAGAATCGAGCCGGCAATACCGAAGCCAACTTCACACTCTTCGTCTCGAAGCGACTCATTGGCGCCTCCGCCCTGGGTGACGGGCGCATCAACACCCTCAGCCTCGTTCTCATCATCATGATCGTCCTCATCCTGGGTATCATCGCCTTCCTCATGAGTAAGATCAAACGCCTCCCGAAGGCGACTGAAATCATCAACGAGATCAAGATCAAAAAGGACGATAAAGGTGAGAAAGACAAGGAGTCGAAAGAGGACGACGACGAGACAGACGAAGAGAAGATGTCGCATGACACCATCAGCTACGTGAAAGCCCCGCCGTATACACCAGCCACCCACCCGGCTTACTACGACCAGTACGACCCCAAGCCCTTGAACAAACCACCCCCGCGACCGGTGAGTCTGTCGCAGTCCCAGACGTCCGAGTACCTGTACCCCCCGGGCTTCTGGGAGAACTCCCAGAACGAGTACCTGAAGAACACCGGGCGGCGGTTCGACGACCGGACGCCGATCATCAGCGACGTGCTGAGTGTGAGCGGCCTCTCCGAGGACGACTTCAGCTACCACAACACCCTGGCGGCCGACTACCCGCCCGACTACGGGCTCCCGATCATCCCGCCGGCGACGAACCCGCCGGTCCCGCCGCTACCCGACGCCAAGACCCTGCGGGTGTGGCAGCGTGGTGTTCCGGTCCTCCCGCCGGTCATGAGGCGGCCGCCGTCGGCCATCAGCGAGGAGACCTACCGGGATCGAGAACGAGACGAGCACGGCACCAACGTCTGA